The following are from one region of the bacterium genome:
- a CDS encoding M48 family metalloprotease: MARSSLYSLIAGNKWKTFGFVFLFSIIVILIGLAIGWWFEWGIGAWAIFGIALIGYNLIFYFASKKIALFANGARRADPEQYKKLYNVVEEMSIASGQPMPEVYIVDDPSPNAFATGRNPKNAAVAVTTGLYEMLDRAELQGVIAHEMSHIKNYDILLMTVIAIMVGFIVLARDVFWRWGFVFGGRGRRSSGGKGGGYAMLILLAVGIVLAIVAPLLVALIRAAISRQREYLADASGAMMTRNPEGLASALEKIGGVYQKVQRSSSATAHLFIASPACKDRLNPAKPQRQIKAGAFDTHPPIPLRVERLRQLTLDGEYAQQFAWAAAQPQTSAAQPFGDSSLNLKNSQSDFSGTPSLSSSAIQSTAPVPAAHPSPTPSTSAGISPSTPAEPAQPQSPNRGSEPPSAPASNQPPTAPSQNEPPSPQPQTNTSHSSADPTSSSSSSKKEGDWLDDYLKKT, from the coding sequence GGGGCATAGGCGCCTGGGCTATTTTCGGAATCGCCCTTATCGGATACAACCTCATATTCTACTTCGCGTCCAAGAAGATAGCGCTTTTCGCAAACGGTGCCAGGCGGGCGGACCCGGAGCAGTACAAGAAGCTTTACAACGTCGTTGAGGAGATGTCCATTGCGTCCGGTCAGCCAATGCCCGAGGTCTACATCGTAGATGACCCCTCGCCCAACGCGTTCGCGACAGGCCGCAATCCGAAGAACGCGGCCGTAGCGGTCACTACCGGTCTCTACGAGATGCTCGACCGCGCCGAGCTTCAGGGCGTCATCGCGCACGAGATGAGCCACATAAAGAACTACGACATCCTTCTAATGACAGTGATAGCCATAATGGTCGGGTTCATCGTGCTTGCGCGCGACGTGTTCTGGCGCTGGGGTTTCGTGTTCGGCGGAAGGGGCCGGCGCTCGTCCGGCGGAAAGGGAGGAGGCTACGCAATGCTCATCCTCCTCGCGGTTGGAATCGTCCTCGCAATCGTCGCGCCGCTTCTGGTAGCCCTTATCCGTGCCGCCATATCCAGGCAGCGCGAATACCTTGCCGACGCATCAGGCGCCATGATGACGCGCAACCCCGAGGGGCTTGCAAGCGCACTCGAAAAGATAGGCGGCGTATACCAGAAGGTCCAGCGCTCGTCGAGCGCGACCGCGCACCTCTTCATCGCCTCGCCCGCGTGCAAGGACAGATTGAATCCCGCTAAGCCTCAACGCCAGATAAAAGCCGGCGCTTTCGATACCCACCCGCCCATCCCGCTGCGCGTCGAGCGTCTGCGCCAGCTTACACTCGACGGCGAGTACGCACAGCAGTTTGCATGGGCAGCAGCCCAGCCCCAAACGTCTGCTGCGCAGCCGTTTGGGGACTCCTCTCTTAACCTCAAAAACTCGCAGAGCGACTTTTCGGGGACCCCATCTTTGTCGTCAAGCGCCATTCAATCAACTGCTCCTGTCCCGGCCGCCCACCCGAGTCCAACCCCCTCCACCTCCGCCGGGATTTCTCCTTCAACTCCAGCCGAACCCGCTCAGCCACAATCCCCTAACCGCGGCTCTGAACCGCCGTCTGCGCCAGCATCCAACCAGCCGCCTACCGCTCCTTCACAAAACGAGCCGCCCTCGCCTCAACCCCAAACGAATACTTCGCATTCGTCCGCGGACCCCACTTCCTCGTCCTCCTCCTCCAAAAAAGAAGGCGACTGGCTGGACGACTATCTCAAGAAGACTTGA
- a CDS encoding methionine adenosyltransferase codes for MEKILLTSESVTEGHPDKVCDQISDSVLDAVLTEDIKGRVACETFITVGLVIVGGEITTSCYVDLQPMVRDLLADIGYTNHKYGFDSATCAILNAIGRQSPDIAQGVDVGGAGDQGLMIGYACSETPELMPLPIMLAHKLTRRLAEVRKQGILAYLGPDGKSQVTVEYVSGKPSRIVNVVLSSQHTEEILDSSGHHITQEARHEIIENVAKVVLPVEMIDEKTRYYVNPTGKFVIGGPQSDTGMTGRKIIVDTYGGLAAHGGGAFSGKDPTKVDRSATYFARYIAKNVVGAGLAERIQVNLAYVIGEPDPAAVSIETHGTAKLDEAKLLEVIKAEFDFRPRAIIERLNLLRPIYRKTAAYGHFGRTEEEFTWERLDAVDSLRKRAGV; via the coding sequence TTGGAGAAGATACTCCTTACTTCTGAGTCGGTGACCGAAGGACATCCGGATAAGGTCTGCGATCAGATTTCCGACTCGGTGCTTGATGCGGTTCTTACAGAGGATATAAAGGGTCGTGTTGCGTGCGAGACTTTCATCACGGTAGGGCTGGTCATTGTCGGCGGAGAGATTACAACATCCTGCTACGTCGATTTGCAGCCAATGGTTCGCGACCTTCTTGCGGATATAGGCTACACTAATCACAAGTACGGCTTCGACAGCGCCACCTGCGCTATTCTCAACGCCATAGGCCGTCAGTCGCCCGATATCGCACAGGGCGTAGACGTTGGCGGCGCCGGCGACCAGGGCCTAATGATAGGCTACGCCTGCTCTGAGACCCCGGAACTTATGCCTCTTCCCATAATGCTTGCGCACAAGCTCACGCGCCGGCTTGCCGAGGTTCGCAAGCAGGGCATACTTGCATATCTCGGCCCTGACGGCAAGTCGCAGGTCACTGTGGAATACGTCTCGGGAAAGCCGAGCCGCATCGTGAACGTGGTACTGAGCTCCCAGCACACGGAGGAGATTCTCGATTCGTCCGGCCATCACATCACTCAGGAGGCGCGGCACGAGATCATAGAAAACGTCGCCAAGGTCGTCCTCCCTGTGGAGATGATAGACGAGAAGACCCGCTACTACGTGAATCCAACGGGCAAGTTCGTGATAGGCGGACCCCAGTCGGATACAGGCATGACAGGACGCAAGATAATAGTCGACACCTACGGCGGACTTGCCGCACACGGCGGCGGTGCGTTTTCGGGCAAAGACCCCACGAAGGTGGACCGCTCGGCCACATACTTCGCGCGCTACATCGCCAAGAACGTAGTCGGGGCAGGTCTTGCCGAGCGCATACAGGTAAACCTCGCGTACGTGATAGGCGAGCCCGATCCGGCGGCGGTATCAATCGAGACGCACGGCACAGCAAAGCTCGACGAAGCAAAGCTCCTTGAAGTTATCAAGGCCGAGTTCGACTTCCGTCCCCGCGCGATAATCGAGAGGCTTAATCTTCTCAGACCCATTTATCGAAAAACCGCCGCCTACGGACACTTCGGCCGTACCGAAGAAGAGTTCACCTGGGAGCGCCTTGACGCAGTCGACTCTCTCCGCAAGCGCGCCGGGGTCTGA
- a CDS encoding DNA adenine methylase, translated as MGQTSISKGILIPQTTRRNGKKMIAFGWYGGKFNHLNWLLPHLPEVHHYCEPFGGSAAVLLNRPPSPVETYNDIDGEVVNFFRVLRNQKDVLIEAIGLTPFSREEFALAISESREGLSDLERARRFFVRARQVRTGLAQKASIGRWANCKNTSRAGMSGVVSRWLGSVEALPNIAERLLRVQIENRPAIEVIQLYDSKDTLFYCDPPYPHESRGDINAYGFEMTTADHIALAKVLKKCKGKVAISGYRCEIMDDLYVEWRRLDAPEKMCHSIKKPRQEALWTNYEPDSK; from the coding sequence ATGGGTCAGACTTCCATATCGAAAGGGATCCTTATACCTCAAACCACTCGCCGCAACGGTAAAAAAATGATTGCGTTCGGATGGTACGGCGGTAAATTCAACCACCTTAACTGGCTTCTCCCGCACCTGCCGGAAGTTCATCACTACTGCGAACCTTTCGGCGGGTCAGCGGCGGTGCTCTTGAATCGCCCCCCATCCCCTGTTGAAACGTATAACGACATAGATGGCGAAGTAGTCAATTTTTTCCGCGTTCTTCGCAACCAGAAAGACGTCCTTATTGAAGCCATAGGCCTTACACCATTCTCAAGAGAGGAGTTTGCTCTTGCTATATCCGAATCCAGAGAGGGCTTATCTGACCTCGAAAGAGCAAGACGCTTCTTCGTCCGTGCGCGGCAAGTAAGAACCGGTCTTGCACAGAAGGCTTCTATAGGCAGGTGGGCAAACTGCAAGAATACAAGTCGTGCCGGGATGTCAGGTGTTGTTTCACGGTGGCTTGGAAGCGTTGAAGCCCTTCCGAATATTGCCGAAAGGCTTTTAAGAGTACAGATTGAAAACCGACCGGCGATAGAAGTTATCCAGCTTTACGATAGCAAAGATACGCTTTTCTACTGCGACCCTCCTTATCCGCACGAAAGCCGAGGCGATATTAACGCCTATGGTTTCGAGATGACTACCGCCGACCATATTGCATTGGCGAAGGTTCTCAAAAAGTGCAAGGGAAAAGTTGCCATCTCAGGCTACCGCTGCGAGATTATGGATGATTTATACGTCGAGTGGCGGCGTTTGGATGCGCCGGAAAAAATGTGCCACTCCATAAAGAAACCCCGACAGGAAGCCCTCTGGACAAACTATGAACCCGACTCTAAGTGA
- a CDS encoding restriction endonuclease, SacI family codes for MNPTLSEFEEKCRSILDKEWNHVVKAEGHLKITLPEKIKEAVKRAINSDTKSYRYVLPTQLLAKLADSSLDSKCLQASRGGKGAFDARSVCHDVVVPFDQANECVLGGSPEPYVNNPLRRPEVTSKYRHQQKDKAGWDDLSFILQEVESKNDPVLTLALLQAVLAEIYQRLSQVKVTYSVPKRISLAQADNLIQNFIRYGAGGDRVLSLTTALLRTAGKLFSLYAEVRRLNINASDASSGLVADIECLDKNGEIALAVEVRDKQLTISQVQAKMPKVRSHSVSELLFIAQKGIAGEDISKIESLRDKEFASGQNIYIFSLTEFAPVLLTLFGEKGRREFLEEVGKVLDSHSTIKDRRDWAELLKSS; via the coding sequence ATGAACCCGACTCTAAGTGAATTCGAAGAAAAATGTCGTTCCATACTGGATAAAGAGTGGAACCATGTAGTTAAGGCAGAGGGACATTTAAAGATAACCCTTCCCGAAAAAATTAAGGAAGCAGTGAAAAGGGCAATAAACAGTGACACCAAGAGTTACCGCTATGTCCTTCCTACTCAACTTTTAGCCAAATTAGCCGATTCATCCCTCGACAGTAAATGCTTGCAAGCAAGCCGGGGAGGTAAAGGTGCCTTTGACGCACGCTCTGTATGCCACGATGTAGTTGTTCCATTCGATCAGGCAAACGAATGCGTTTTGGGTGGATCCCCAGAACCTTATGTTAATAACCCTCTGCGTAGACCAGAAGTAACAAGCAAGTACCGCCACCAACAAAAAGACAAGGCCGGATGGGATGACCTTTCTTTTATACTTCAAGAGGTTGAATCCAAGAATGATCCGGTTTTGACTCTTGCATTGCTACAGGCTGTGCTTGCGGAAATTTACCAGAGGTTATCACAGGTCAAAGTAACCTATTCTGTACCCAAACGAATAAGTCTTGCTCAAGCTGATAACTTAATCCAAAATTTCATTAGATACGGAGCAGGCGGAGATCGTGTTCTGTCCCTGACGACCGCTCTTTTAAGAACTGCCGGTAAGCTCTTCAGTCTCTATGCTGAAGTACGACGGTTGAATATAAACGCTTCAGACGCAAGCTCCGGTCTTGTTGCGGATATCGAATGTCTTGACAAGAATGGCGAGATCGCTCTCGCGGTCGAGGTCCGGGATAAGCAATTGACCATCAGTCAGGTACAAGCAAAAATGCCCAAGGTTCGGTCTCATAGCGTTTCGGAGTTATTGTTCATTGCTCAAAAGGGCATTGCAGGTGAGGATATTTCAAAAATCGAATCCCTGCGCGACAAGGAGTTTGCAAGCGGTCAAAACATATACATCTTCAGCTTAACGGAATTTGCCCCGGTTTTATTGACTCTTTTCGGGGAAAAGGGTCGGAGGGAATTCCTTGAGGAGGTAGGAAAAGTTCTAGATTCCCATTCAACAATTAAAGATCGCCGCGACTGGGCAGAGTTGCTCAAGTCTTCTTGA